ttttatagagtTTGAATAGCGAATCTTTTTGCTAACTGCTGGCAGCTGGAAAAACGTTGTGCGTAATTAAACATAAGCTAAACACTTACCACGTGTGCTCGGCATTGAAACCGACACGTCCATTGGTGCCTACGCAGACGGTGAAGCACTTGTCGAACCAACGATTGTAACCATTGCCATGGAGCAGCTTCTTGCCAAACGAATCCAACAGCTCGGGACGCTTCAGATCAAACTCGAAGGGTTCATCGTCGAGAGAGAGCACAAAGGCAGCCGATTCAATGGTGCGCAATGAGACGTGATTTACGCCACGCGAGAAGAACGTGTTGCGTGTCTCGGCCCACTTGGAGCGATTCCAGGCAGTCAAAGCAGCCAAATGCTCCTCACCTTCCACTGGCGTGGCCTTGGCCTTCAGTATGTCCTCAATTTGACTGTACAAAAATGTAGATATAGATGTagatttaataataagtagttatataataataagattaAACTAGCAAAACTTTTCAGCTATTAACAAATCACAATAAAGGCGATTTCAAGCATGAACTCGAACTGTTTTCTCTAGGTTAATGAACCGCAGATTACTACAGTTTAATAAGTAATGTGTTTGCATGACAAAGTAATCATTAACGAGGGAAAACCTTTTTAAACCAATAGTAGCTCTTAACTTACTACTTAGAAAGATTTATGTATGCTCAGATCTGAACTTCTCTTTTTTTAGGCTATTCATTCATAAATCACTCACACAGAAGACGTTTCTTTACAACTGTACTTACACTTGCAGCTCACAGGGGCGCAGAATGCGGCCCTTGTAGTAGATGAGCATCTTGTAGTAGCAGCCCTTGTGTAGCACCACAATATAGTTGGAATCCCTGTAGTGCACAATGCGATCCGTTTCGAGTCCTGGAATGCGTGCCGTGTTGAAGGTGCGCTCATATTGCCACGAACACAAGGGAATCATGCCCTGCACCATGATGGGCTGCAACTCCTGATGCTCAATCAGACGTCTAAAGTTAAGCAGCAAGGAGATGACATTCGCGGCACGTGCCGACTGGACGCTGGTGAGATTCATGAAGATGGCATCGGTGCCATAGAAATTGCTGTTGACACAGAGAGGACTGCGACCGCGCAGATAGACGTACTCCTCCCACCAATCAGAGACGTAATTTGTGGACCACCAGCTCTTGAGGATAAGATACCATTGCAGTTTCTTGCCAATCGTTTGCTCAAACTCCTTGGCCAATCCCTCCATACGCTTGTAATTGTCATCGTCGAGCAGCGGACGCACCGAGCGCAGATAACGCGTCATTGTATTGTGCACGGAGGGCAATGGCAGGCGTGGCAACGAGCCCTGAAAACTGTACAGTCCTGGCTTATTCCAGCTGGAGAGCACACGCACCACCGCCACCCAGAGCATGGTGGGCAAGGATACACGACTGCCAGGCGCTCGCGACTCATACATCCAGCCCTTGTAGATGAGCAGCAGCTTCAGCGTGTAACGCATCGTAAAGCAGATGGACAGCCAGATGACGAGTGCGGCCAAAAAGCAGGCGGTGATCTGCCAATTCATTGTGTTGCTGGGCAGATGAACGAGCAGTCTGTTGGTCAGATTAAACGGCGCCTGATAGCCGGCAAAGTGCAGACCCAACGCAATTGCTGTGATCAGCCAAAGACTTTGTATGTGCGCCGGATACACGCCATTCCGGATGCCATTCTAAAGAGGAAGAAGTTCAATTAACATTCATTTCAAAGTGTTGTGAAATGGGTGAACTTAGAACTTACCCTGGCGCGTGCCATGCGCTTCTTCCAGGAACGCACACCGGAGTTCCACACAAGATTGAGCACCTCATGGTCATAGTTGATGTCGAAGCCCTCGTGCGTGATCGCAAACGAGAAGGCGACGGCGGAATGGGCTTCAGCCATACCGAGATTAAGTAGTTAATCACGCTGCAATTATAAATCATCGAAAAAAGATATTGTTGGGGGATTAGATTAGATACGTGttataatcacaaaaattacTTGTATCTACATCCAGCAGATCCATTATGCAGTCATTAACTTTGCTTAGGGCTTTACGCGGGGGtcttaattaataaaactgATAAGCAAAAATTGCGGTTTGATTATTCGATACATGCTGACAGTTAAATGCGGCTCAGGTAACAACGATATGGTCGGGAATGTTTGAGGGTGAGATACACAAAACATATAGATAATATTTCGactgtaattaaattttcataaattatttaaagtgtgATTAATATTGTGACGAATCATTAAACCTGGCTGGGCCCATTGATTGATAGGTTGAATAACATATTTAAGCTACGTCAAACTTATTTGGAAATATTGTTATCACTAGCTATTAAATTCCTTAATCCCTTTGAACTTTACATTACGCTAAGTTATAATACTTTTCACCTCTGCAGGTACCAAGTATAATTAGCACATTAATATCGCTTGTAATCCGAAGCTTCTACTCTTTCTACATGCGTCGTAACAATGTGCTTTTTGAACTTTGATATTGATCGCAGCTTGCACATCTCGCTCattgtgttttattgtttaattgtaTGCGAGCGTGTGCTTACACTCACGATGTCATAACACAGAATTCTCGGGCTATTGACGTCACCAAATACTTCTCGCATTGTCTGCGAGATAACCCCTCATAAGGACCATTATATATTACCAGATTGCTGCAAGCTCagatgactgactgactggctggctggcaaccATTAGCCAATGAttatgtctctctctctctctgtctgggAATAGCTCTTTGTTTGGCTTGTTTGTTCGCAATTCCATTAACATTTGATTGgagcaatcacaacaacaagttCGAGTACTCTCGATACGTAGTTAAGATTGATTTATCTAGTGTTTTTAttgacagcgagagagagagagatcgtCAAGAATCGTGAATTGatggcaatttgcattgtttagTATGCATACTAATTGTTAATAACAAATATGAGTGGGCTAtcttatttgttgtatttgcttgttttgctACGCGTAAACTTGAAATGTTGTTTTCTGTCTAACCATAAACCTTGGTTCACTTGAACTCCAGGCAAAGAGCTCGACTTCAGCTGAAGGCCAagcaacaaccgcaacacaaacaacagacAATCgacaataaacacaaaaacaaaaccaagcTCAAGCAAACGAATGCAAGACAAcagttttattttcgtttgaCCTACTTTTCAGGTAGTGgccacgctgcgtatgcgtaatgtgcgTTTTCTAGACGATCGCTACCGGCTTTTGAATACACATTCATCTATGTATTTGCGTGTCTAcgtatttttttattcgtttGTATTGGAGACAGAGcaaagcaagagcaacaacattcaagcgaactgctgctgttgatgttgttattttattttattaatgtgATTTATTTTGCGCTTAGCACGAAGGTTCAAAGTCCAatcatatattatttctttgcCATATTCCTCAtcttgtatttttgttgttgtcggcaaACGGgttcataaatttgaaatgcttgttgttgtttacttaAGAGCTTTGTCGAAAACCGAAGCATCTAGAGGCAGTGCAgccttctttctttttatataataaccaaaaacaaaaactagacaaatctctttaaaaaaaaatagtcaCTGATAAGAGACGTAAGCGTTCTTATCTGCTTATCAGCACGGTCCCAATTCAAATTGAAGTAAACACTCAAAAATCGAGTATTGTGCGGCATTAGTATAAGTAGGACAATGAGGGAAagtcaaataaacaaaagcaaagcaaattaaaCGTGAGCCATGAgaaattgcaatgcaatgcagaaaatttttttactgtttctgtttttgtgaCCTTCAATTATTCGAGGtgaaaaagaataacaaagtGTGCAAAACAAACCTTTCAATATAGTcgtcttttttatttgtatgcaaatcACTCAATTACTTAttgattaaattgatattaatacGAGAGTGTAATTAGTTAAATGTCACAAATGCAATATCGAAATTTCCGTAAATAGTCTTGATTATTTGTGAGCACAGAAAACGTTTTGAAATTAGGCAAGCAAAACAACTTGATCGCTTGAACGACGAGCGTTAACTGATTCAACTGTGCTGCGGTGTTGAGGCGCATGGGGTCTCGTCGCCGGCTACAGATACACATACAGTTgtacagctacagcaacaattaCATACATAACTGAGCATGTGTGAGTGCGCGAGTGTGTGCAGATAAGATACGTTTGGGTGTCTGCCTTTTGGCTGCGTCACACGCAAAGAGAaccagagtgagagagagagagagagagagagagagagagagagagagagagtgaggcaATGCAAGAAGGGGGGCTCGCTTTGCATTGGAGAGAGCACGGGTAAGAGGGAGACAAAGAAGCTGATGGACCATTGCCGGTCGTTGTCGTCGTGTCGTTCTTCATAGTTCGCCGTAGAGAACACATTGACACACGTgcagacactcacacacacacttttatcGTATTGTTTGTGTAAGTTTTGCCATGTGCATTTTTGCTCGATCCACGCCCCCTTCTGGGGGCCAGGACTGTGTCATTTATCTCTCCCGAGGCGCAACTATAAAAATAGCAATATATATGGGGATCACCAGATAAATGGAACTCAATTGTCGACCAGCAAACTTATAACCGGACAGACatatagaaatatgaaaatttattatgcTCGTGTCAAGCATATTTATACACaaactgataaaaaaaaaactagacaAATAAAAGCACATTTCATTATTGCACTTTGAACCGTGGCGTAGACATATCTGGAACAAGTTCCACTCAaacacttaaaacaaaaaaaaggtaataagctaatatttatgcaattgaAGTGCTTAAAGTGTTTTTCCAGTGAAACGACCGCAAACACCCTTGCAGGGGGGTCCACAGAAGCTCTTCAACTGATAATGTTTTATCAATAGTTCGCAATTCGctgtttcttttcttcttttttcaatttttgcatttgcttaaGTTCATTTATGATACGATCTGCGAACATCAAAAATAGTTATTTAAGAGCAGTGATaagatattatttataatataattccttcgctttctttttctgtgttttaTCGCGAATTATCTCAAATTCAAAGTTCAATTGAACTGTGGGGTCGTCTAATAAAGTAGAACGCAATTTAACGGGGGGACGGACCCTTATCAATCAAGTCGATAAGAAAAATTGGCACGCGGCTTGTACGCGTAATTCTCAAGTATTGCCAAATTTTTACTACGAAGTAACAGTATAACAATTAATGACGCATTGAAGCCGTCTGgttggcattttcattttgtgtatatatttttggcacaGACAACAAAAAGTCGGTTATCAGACAAATTAACCGAAAGCTTCTTATCACAAAATTCTGAAGAGTCTAGGGGATGTtgataaaaccaaaaaaaattccCAAGTATTtcatgccaaaaaaaaagggggcaATATTTTTTGAACCCCTCGTTAACAACCTTGACAGATCATAAGCTTCCATATCGGCTTTTATAACTGAGCCACAtcaacatactatatatgtgcACACTAAAGTATAAATAACAATCATGCGCGTGGACTTTGAACTGTAAGCAAACTTGAAATACGAAATGTGAACGAAATCCTCAGATCGCGTCGCAGTCGTGACTCTAACGACGACTctgaagagagagggagcgggAGTTAATTTTCGTATTCGGATGTGATCTGCGCTGTTAAATCATTCACAGCGGGTTGAATGAACAAACTTATGAAATCAGTTTAagatattttaatgtaaaagtAGAATAATTTCGACAACTGTTTTAGAGTAGCTAAAGTTTCGTAAAGTATTTAACTTGGTTATTCGTGCATGATATTTTCTTAAGGTTTcgtcatttgttgttgtctttttcaATTAGTTCGTGCCtctcacacgcacactcttGCTTTGACTTGCTCCCACACAATTGCACCTGTCTGCGTTCgcttgtgtatttgtgtgtgtgtgtgtgtgctgcgtcTCTTTCTCAGATGTGTTTACAATGCAAAACAGTAatgcttgttgttattgctgctgctgtagctgctgctgtctgtctgAGAGCTTTCGCTCACCCACTCAactgacagagagagagagagagaaagagcgcaCAACGAACTTGTTGTGGACTTTGAACCTCGCTGTTCGAGTGtgtgaagaagaaaaaaaaatttaaaaacaaaccaacagcagcaagcaataaaaacaatctcaacgacagcagcagcagcagcagcataagcAACGAACagcgcagcggcagcaaattGTGTGGtaatagttgttttttttatatacaatgtacatatgtatatacatacatagatatgtacatatgtatgtattcatCGCTGTTTCCCGCAACGAGTTTCCAAGCCGTTGGCTACTGCATGCGagtggaaaatggaaaaagagGGGCTTGCTTGTGACCCAAATATCCGAAACAGGttaaagttgtttttgttagttaGCAGTATTAAGCAATTCAACGCTGAGTGGGTTGCTGGGCTAACTAATTCGACAGGTAAGCGTAACTAAGCATTAGTTAGGACCTTAGGTTAATGCACAGCGCCTGCGTGAGATAAGGCGCCTTTTTTTACCCCATCTAGACACAAACAAAAGTGAACAGCAACAAACCCTCCTTCACTTACGTACACAAATTCTCGTACACACTTTCGTTGCGGCCAGAACTCGTTTTAATTGCAAGCAAATTAATGGCGTTTGTTAGCTTAATCCAAATGCGCTTAACGCTTACAATGTGtgtaaaagcaaaacgaagaaaacacacagaagacgaaaatcaacacaaaagcaacaacaaacagcgacagcgactacGTTGACGCGCGCGCAATGTTGTAAACGGTGCAACGGAACGAAAGAGACTGAACTTAAAAATGAGCAGCACCATCGACTTGAGCCTGCAAACTGTAAAAACATTGGCGAGagtggagcaacaacaacacagcaatgCGCAACTCGAATGCTCGAACATATGATCGAAGCTAGCGCAACGCATGGGTTGGCCACAAAACAGGGTGATTCAAAttagaaatgcaatttcatgttttattttcatttcgtttcattttcacatttcataTGCGTATATAAACTTGGAGTTTTGTCTTTCAATTTTTGAGCTTAACCTATGCACAACTTATTTGTAGTATGTACCGCAAAACTTATTCAACAGGCTCGGCCTTTGGCTGTTCCTTGCTCTCGGCGGGTGGTGGATTGGATAATCCGCGAATGCTCACATCGTATACAACTTCTTCGATCTTTTTCACATCGTATTTCAAAGCATCAAATCGTTTGCGCAATCcatcatttttcatatttagcAAACGGAATCCTGTGTTCAAGTCGCCAATGAAATGAGAAATATTGAGGGGACGCTCGTAGTCGCCCATTGTGACGGAATTTGTAGCGAAACGTGACAATTCGGAGGCAAGCAACAGTATGCCCAGTAAATAGTCTTCAATATCCAAGTGGAAGCCATCCGAATGTTTCGTTTTTACTGTTAAtgccaattattattaaacatgtATGCAATGCATATACAATATAGATTTGCTTATTGTCTCTACTTACATCCAAGCATTTCAGCTGCCGTTTCGCGGGTTACCAAAAATCCCGCCTCCAGATAAATAACCAAAGCAATCAGAAATATCAAACGTTGAGTAATGTATGTCCAATGATCGGAATAGCTGTATGTACAGTAAAAAGTGGCAC
This is a stretch of genomic DNA from Drosophila albomicans strain 15112-1751.03 chromosome 3, ASM965048v2, whole genome shotgun sequence. It encodes these proteins:
- the LOC117569147 gene encoding carnitine O-palmitoyltransferase 1, liver isoform isoform X1, which codes for MAEAHSAVAFSFAITHEGFDINYDHEVLNLVWNSGVRSWKKRMARARNGIRNGVYPAHIQSLWLITAIALGLHFAGYQAPFNLTNRLLVHLPSNTMNWQITACFLAALVIWLSICFTMRYTLKLLLIYKGWMYESRAPGSRVSLPTMLWVAVVRVLSSWNKPGLYSFQGSLPRLPLPSVHNTMTRYLRSVRPLLDDDNYKRMEGLAKEFEQTIGKKLQWYLILKSWWSTNYVSDWWEEYVYLRGRSPLCVNSNFYGTDAIFMNLTSVQSARAANVISLLLNFRRLIEHQELQPIMVQGMIPLCSWQYERTFNTARIPGLETDRIVHYRDSNYIVVLHKGCYYKMLIYYKGRILRPCELQVQIEDILKAKATPVEGEEHLAALTAWNRSKWAETRNTFFSRGVNHVSLRTIESAAFVLSLDDEPFEFDLKRPELLDSFGKKLLHGNGYNRWFDKCFTVCVGTNGRVGFNAEHTWSDAAIASHMWENLIVDDLVSEGYDETGNTKGTPEFQPPTPTRLNWDLKPCLPQIEEATICATKLCNEVDLRILVHQEYGKGFMKKCRLSPDAYIQMALQLAYYRDAGRFSLTYEASMTRLFREGRTETVRPCTIESSAWVKAMQDPNTTNDHRVKLLQDACDRHQLGYQDAMCGNGIDRHLFCLYVVSKYLEVDSPFLNEVLSEPWRLSTSQTPHGQTPKMDLKKHPNCISAGGGFGPVADDGYGVSYIIAGENLIFFHISAKTTCPQTDVHRFSEHICKALADIRSIFEQYMKDHPKPAKTITNGKST
- the LOC117569147 gene encoding carnitine O-palmitoyltransferase 1, liver isoform isoform X2, encoding MAEAHSAVAFSFAITHEGFDINYDHEVLNLVWNSGVRSWKKRMARARNGIRNGVYPAHIQSLWLITAIALGLHFAGYQAPFNLTNRLLVHLPSNTMNWQITACFLAALVIWLSICFTMRYTLKLLLIYKGWMYESRAPGSRVSLPTMLWVAVVRVLSSWNKPGLYSFQGSLPRLPLPSVHNTMTRYLRSVRPLLDDDNYKRMEGLAKEFEQTIGKKLQWYLILKSWWSTNYVSDWWEEYVYLRGRSPLCVNSNFYGTDAIFMNLTSVQSARAANVISLLLNFRRLIEHQELQPIMVQGMIPLCSWQYERTFNTARIPGLETDRIVHYRDSNYIVVLHKGCYYKMLIYYKGRILRPCELQVQIEDILKAKATPVEGEEHLAALTAWNRSKWAETRNTFFSRGVNHVSLRTIESAAFVLSLDDEPFEFDLKRPELLDSFGKKLLHGNGYNRWFDKCFTVCVGTNGRVGFNAEHTWADAPVMGHLWEYIFGDDIDGYDETGNTKGTPEFQPPTPTRLNWDLKPCLPQIEEATICATKLCNEVDLRILVHQEYGKGFMKKCRLSPDAYIQMALQLAYYRDAGRFSLTYEASMTRLFREGRTETVRPCTIESSAWVKAMQDPNTTNDHRVKLLQDACDRHQLGYQDAMCGNGIDRHLFCLYVVSKYLEVDSPFLNEVLSEPWRLSTSQTPHGQTPKMDLKKHPNCISAGGGFGPVADDGYGVSYIIAGENLIFFHISAKTTCPQTDVHRFSEHICKALADIRSIFEQYMKDHPKPAKTITNGKST
- the LOC117569150 gene encoding translin; this translates as MSHFVNMEVFSNYQKYIDNEQEIRENIRIVVREIEHLAKDATIQLQIIHSDLSKVSSACGLARQQIEACAEKYQKLAALVPGGQYYRYSDHWTYITQRLIFLIALVIYLEAGFLVTRETAAEMLGLKTKHSDGFHLDIEDYLLGILLLASELSRFATNSVTMGDYERPLNISHFIGDLNTGFRLLNMKNDGLRKRFDALKYDVKKIEEVVYDVSIRGLSNPPPAESKEQPKAEPVE